Proteins from a genomic interval of Candidatus Babela massiliensis:
- a CDS encoding DUF58 domain-containing protein produces the protein MVKEEIYKFISKIEVKTKKILSGYLSGDYKSRNRGFGFDFNQLREYQNGDDIRYIDWKGSAKSNQLLIRQYLDDKDRSVFLAIDVSGSVFYGSQDKLKFDLIFELSTLLALIFLYSKDSVGLILFTDEIELFIPAKSSRAHIIDVINKLVSFKPKSKGTHIDGVLKFISRMKIKNSLICLISDFLIDFDKNLLRYALKKHDIIAFRCLDERERHLPNLGILDFKDIETGNSFCINTNINKINNNLESWFKTQEDMFKLAKVDFFDAISSENFEYSLINFLSRRVNKNN, from the coding sequence ATGGTAAAAGAAGAAATATATAAATTCATTAGCAAAATAGAGGTTAAAACTAAAAAGATTTTATCAGGATATTTATCAGGTGATTATAAAAGTAGAAATAGAGGTTTTGGATTTGATTTTAACCAATTACGTGAATATCAAAATGGCGATGATATACGTTATATAGATTGGAAGGGTTCTGCAAAATCTAATCAATTATTAATAAGACAATATCTTGATGATAAAGATCGCTCAGTTTTTTTAGCAATAGATGTTTCAGGTTCTGTTTTTTATGGATCCCAAGATAAGTTAAAATTTGATTTAATATTTGAACTATCTACGTTATTAGCTTTAATATTTTTATATAGTAAAGATTCAGTAGGTCTAATATTATTTACTGATGAAATTGAACTTTTTATACCAGCAAAATCATCCCGTGCTCATATTATTGATGTAATTAATAAGCTCGTCTCTTTTAAGCCTAAATCTAAAGGTACTCATATTGATGGTGTTTTAAAGTTTATATCTAGAATGAAAATCAAAAATTCTTTAATATGCTTAATATCAGATTTTCTAATTGATTTTGATAAAAATTTACTAAGATATGCCTTAAAAAAACATGATATAATTGCATTTAGGTGTTTAGATGAAAGAGAAAGACATTTGCCTAATTTAGGAATACTTGATTTTAAGGATATAGAAACTGGTAATAGTTTTTGTATAAACACTAATATTAATAAAATTAATAATAACTTAGAATCCTGGTTTAAGACTCAGGAAGATATGTTTAAATTAGCAAAAGTGGACTTTTTTGATGCAATATCTTCAGAAAATTTTGAATATAGTCTTATTAATTTTTTATCAAGGCGTGTAAATAAAAACAATTAA
- a CDS encoding pyridoxamine 5'-phosphate oxidase family protein has protein sequence MAKHIGVKLPEDLTNLLKQGRAVAILATFSEKGLPHTTPIQCLYPKGSESILMSIHKDHTGYHNMVWQKKVMLCFLDDNNIAYSILGRAGVVRAPSMVHPLMNIVRIDIIDIKSDRSLLTKVDSGVKWSYTSEDAEELSKLLMDELKDIARVL, from the coding sequence ATGGCAAAACACATTGGAGTAAAGTTACCTGAAGATCTTACTAATTTGCTCAAGCAAGGTAGAGCAGTTGCTATTTTAGCTACATTCTCAGAAAAAGGATTACCTCATACCACCCCAATACAATGTTTATATCCAAAAGGTTCAGAAAGCATTTTAATGTCTATACATAAGGATCATACTGGTTATCATAACATGGTCTGGCAAAAGAAAGTAATGTTATGTTTTCTGGATGATAATAATATTGCTTATAGCATTTTAGGAAGAGCGGGGGTAGTTAGAGCTCCTTCGATGGTTCATCCTCTTATGAATATAGTAAGGATCGATATAATAGATATAAAGAGTGATAGATCTTTATTAACTAAGGTTGATTCAGGTGTAAAGTGGAGCTATACTTCAGAGGATGCAGAAGAACTATCAAAATTATTAATGGATGAGTTAAAAGATATTGCACGTGTTCTTTAG